The Candidatus Planktophila sp. genome contains the following window.
ACTAAATTAAGCCACTTAAGTACACACCGCTTAAAGGAGCCTCATGGACGCAGTACTACTCATCGGCCGAGTGCTATTTGCCGCGATTTTTATCTACTCAGGAATTGCCCACATCACCAAAACTCAAGCACTCACTGGATATGCAACATACAAAAAAGTTCCAGCGGCAAAGCTTGCAGTGATTGTGTCAGGTCTGATGATTTTAGTAGGTGGTCTCTATATTGCAAGTGGAGTGTATGCCGATCTCGGCGCGCTTCTTATTGCAATCTTCTTAGTTCCAACGGCTCTCCAGATGCACGCATTTTGGAAAGAGAGCGATGCAACTGCAAAGCAGAGCGAAAGAACGCACTTTCTAAAAGATATTTCGCTTGCAGGTGCCGCCTTAATTATTTTTGCACTAGTTGGAGCAGGCGCAGATTTCGGCCCAAGTATTACGGGCACTTTCTTTAACTTTTAAATCTCTTCTACTTCTTAATTATGTGTGATTGATACCCGGCAAGTAATAACATTAAAATCGGATACGTCATTGCAATCGGTAAAGAGGTTAGTTGTGCAAATGCACCGGTCACCGAAGGACCTATGAAATAACCTGCCAATCCAATAACACCTACACGTGCTATTGCTACCGATGATGCGATACCTGGTATTTGTGAAGCGGCCAATATATATGCCGGAAACATTGGCCCGATTCCAAGACCAGCGCAGGCAAAACCGATATTTACAATTATAAGTGCGAGTAATGGATGCGAGTGAGATAGCGGAACACCAATTGCTATTCCAAGACCTAAACCAAATCCCCCCAAATATCCACCGTATAAGACGGTTTTTCGAGGACCAAATCGATCTAATGCCCTATCCCCCATAAAGCGGGCGGTAATCATCGCTAACGAGAAAGTTGCAAATGCAGAGGCATTGACACCGACTTCGTAACCCATGTCATCACGTAAAAGTATTGCGCCCCAATCACTCACTGCACCCTCAGCAATCAGACCCCCCAATAATCCAATTCCCATTCCCCAAAGAGGCAGTACGTCCTTACCAAATAATGGAATCTTGGCCTGAGTCTCCTCCTCTCCGCCATTGTGATCATCGAGCTTAGGTGGCAACAAATGCATCGTTGACGGAATAAAGAGAAATAAGCAGGCAACGCCCACTCCGACTAAGTTATCGCGAGGTGAAACATGTTTTGCTAACGCTCCACCTAAAATAGTTGTAGCAAATGCACCGCAGCTCCATAAGGC
Protein-coding sequences here:
- a CDS encoding DoxX family protein produces the protein MDAVLLIGRVLFAAIFIYSGIAHITKTQALTGYATYKKVPAAKLAVIVSGLMILVGGLYIASGVYADLGALLIAIFLVPTALQMHAFWKESDATAKQSERTHFLKDISLAGAALIIFALVGAGADFGPSITGTFFNF
- a CDS encoding MFS transporter — encoded protein: MIELAKRARNGLWATFFFMGVVSMAWVARIPEIRDANGLNNGQLGLILLSSTIGAVIGAQLAGRLIHTFGTKPIINGAVIIMPVGLILMGFSTSPITLIAGLFVMGLGYSSMDISSNTQAVVIEKLLDKRVMSSFHALWSCGAFATTILGGALAKHVSPRDNLVGVGVACLFLFIPSTMHLLPPKLDDHNGGEEETQAKIPLFGKDVLPLWGMGIGLLGGLIAEGAVSDWGAILLRDDMGYEVGVNASAFATFSLAMITARFMGDRALDRFGPRKTVLYGGYLGGFGLGLGIAIGVPLSHSHPLLALIIVNIGFACAGLGIGPMFPAYILAASQIPGIASSVAIARVGVIGLAGYFIGPSVTGAFAQLTSLPIAMTYPILMLLLAGYQSHIIKK